Proteins encoded by one window of Vampirovibrionales bacterium:
- a CDS encoding PilZ domain-containing protein, whose protein sequence is MGASLGDIIKIGQKLEVTVWLSDGADEEELVFPSYVKDWDPQQDLALIDPAPARQDQIIRAFLQPGAVVGMVADSPQGRAILYPALHRYQEGRLQGYWLKISNETQREIIQRRRHARVATMIPIQAELLDSQTHLPKSAAIRGKTHDLSGGGVRFASPQPFGKGYELRLRLALQSGDITLIGRVVYQAVNPNRFATSDDRYITAVEFLELTPTQERLLVNECFRRELESKNRENRR, encoded by the coding sequence ATGGGGGCATCTTTGGGCGATATCATCAAAATAGGCCAGAAACTGGAAGTCACCGTCTGGTTGAGCGACGGCGCGGACGAAGAAGAGCTGGTCTTTCCCAGCTACGTCAAAGACTGGGATCCGCAGCAGGACTTGGCCTTGATTGACCCGGCCCCCGCGCGTCAAGACCAGATTATTCGCGCCTTTCTGCAACCGGGCGCCGTGGTGGGTATGGTGGCCGACAGTCCGCAGGGACGCGCCATTTTATATCCCGCGCTGCACCGCTATCAGGAAGGACGCCTGCAAGGCTACTGGCTCAAGATTTCCAATGAGACCCAGCGCGAAATCATCCAGCGGCGACGCCACGCGCGCGTGGCCACCATGATCCCCATCCAGGCCGAGTTGCTTGATTCGCAAACGCATCTGCCCAAAAGTGCGGCGATTCGCGGTAAGACGCACGATCTCAGCGGCGGCGGCGTGCGTTTTGCCTCACCCCAGCCGTTCGGAAAAGGCTACGAGTTACGGCTGCGCTTAGCGCTACAATCTGGCGATATTACGCTCATCGGGCGGGTGGTCTATCAAGCCGTCAACCCGAATCGCTTCGCCACCAGCGACGATCGGTACATCACTGCTGTGGAGTTCCTCGAATTAACGCCCACACAGGAACGCCTGCTCGTTAACGAGTGCTTCCGGCGCGAGCTTGAAAGCAAGAATCGTGAGAATCGGCGCTGA
- a CDS encoding thioredoxin family protein — protein sequence MALVLASLTGSVGAPADGASRARIPVQAPQAIRQKGLPALVEFYATWCSACKQLEPQLQALEKQTLGRLSITRIDVDDPGAHALTEAFGIRTTPSYYFYDRDGALFFRMDDAVVQSGLLRAVALELSGQAPVLDPLSAQDVAALGIPPQRGLRLAAFHRKLCSPCDDAQDMLKQARKALGARGDVVELDTSLPAVRALMTRWGVASAPAYVLIDENGAALLTMRRALDSDDRDYITRFIRLWIAGRP from the coding sequence TTGGCATTGGTCTTAGCATCGCTGACGGGAAGCGTCGGCGCGCCCGCAGACGGGGCGAGCCGAGCGAGAATTCCCGTTCAGGCGCCGCAGGCGATTCGCCAGAAGGGACTTCCCGCACTGGTCGAGTTCTACGCAACGTGGTGCAGCGCTTGCAAGCAATTGGAGCCGCAGCTTCAGGCGCTGGAAAAGCAAACGCTTGGCCGCCTGAGCATTACACGCATTGATGTGGATGACCCCGGCGCGCACGCGCTCACCGAAGCGTTCGGCATTCGCACGACGCCGTCGTATTATTTCTACGATCGAGACGGAGCGCTCTTTTTTCGCATGGATGACGCCGTCGTCCAAAGCGGATTACTGCGAGCCGTCGCGCTGGAGCTGAGCGGACAGGCGCCTGTTCTGGATCCATTGTCGGCCCAGGATGTTGCCGCCCTGGGGATTCCGCCGCAACGCGGCTTGCGACTGGCGGCTTTTCATCGCAAACTCTGCTCGCCCTGCGACGATGCGCAAGATATGCTCAAACAAGCCCGTAAGGCGCTGGGCGCCCGCGGCGATGTGGTCGAACTGGACACATCGCTTCCCGCCGTCCGCGCGTTGATGACCCGTTGGGGCGTCGCCAGCGCGCCTGCCTATGTCCTGATCGACGAAAACGGCGCCGCCCTGCTGACGATGCGCCGCGCCCTGGACAGCGACGATCGCGATTACATTACGCGCTTTATTCGTCTGTGGATAGCCGGTCGACCGTAA
- a CDS encoding DUF167 domain-containing protein, whose protein sequence is MAYLPVRATPGSRREGLGPYRPDAPWLAVRVSAPPQDGKANEAIFALLAKALDLPVSHLRVTRGQSSRLKTIAIACDDPENALKRLAQALDCSPQIAFTVDRLSTDE, encoded by the coding sequence GTGGCGTATCTGCCGGTGCGCGCCACGCCGGGCAGTCGGCGTGAAGGTCTGGGCCCATATCGCCCGGATGCGCCATGGCTGGCTGTGCGCGTCAGCGCTCCGCCGCAAGACGGGAAGGCGAACGAGGCTATTTTCGCCTTGCTGGCCAAGGCGCTCGATCTTCCTGTTTCGCATCTGCGCGTAACGCGCGGCCAGAGCAGCCGCCTTAAAACCATTGCCATCGCCTGCGATGATCCCGAGAACGCGTTGAAACGGCTGGCGCAGGCGCTTGATTGCTCGCCGCAAATCGCCTTTACGGTCGACCGGCTATCCACAGACGAATAA
- a CDS encoding flavin reductase family protein, which produces MTTATASAAFYQDEAIGDALGKIPSGLFIITAESAGARVGMLASWVQQTGFHPPTVMVAVHPERELYQLIRKTGRFTVNVLAQGSTELLKTFSRYNPQAFDRVSAYGTDCGLVLREALSAMDCVVKSTVDSGGDHLTLIAEVVRGHQAQAGREPALHLRSNGFSY; this is translated from the coding sequence ATGACGACGGCGACAGCATCAGCGGCATTTTATCAGGATGAGGCCATTGGCGACGCGTTGGGTAAAATCCCCAGCGGCCTGTTTATTATCACGGCGGAATCCGCCGGGGCGCGGGTAGGCATGCTGGCTTCGTGGGTCCAGCAAACCGGTTTTCATCCGCCCACGGTCATGGTTGCCGTGCATCCTGAGCGTGAACTGTATCAACTGATTCGTAAGACGGGCCGTTTTACGGTTAACGTACTGGCCCAGGGCAGCACTGAGCTTCTGAAGACGTTCTCGCGCTACAATCCCCAGGCATTCGATCGCGTGAGCGCGTATGGCACCGATTGCGGTCTGGTGTTGCGCGAGGCGCTTTCCGCCATGGATTGCGTTGTGAAATCCACCGTCGACAGCGGCGGCGATCACCTCACGCTGATTGCGGAAGTCGTGCGCGGTCATCAGGCGCAGGCGGGTCGCGAGCCGGCCTTGCATCTGCGATCGAACGGCTTTAGTTACTGA
- a CDS encoding (2Fe-2S) ferredoxin domain-containing protein: protein MDVAQLLLKAPVCGARLTRHVLVCTGASCAERDGALTLTAFYEALAACGRLYGKRGSLQGDILVSACASVGLCGVGPAVLVYPDGIWYYGVTPQDVGEIVERHLLGDTPVERLIARRFPKTERQTP, encoded by the coding sequence ATGGACGTCGCGCAACTGCTCTTGAAAGCGCCGGTCTGCGGCGCGCGCCTGACGCGTCATGTCCTGGTCTGCACTGGCGCATCGTGCGCCGAACGCGACGGCGCGCTCACGCTGACGGCGTTTTACGAGGCGTTAGCCGCCTGCGGACGCCTCTACGGCAAACGCGGATCGCTTCAGGGCGATATTCTGGTCAGCGCATGCGCCTCGGTGGGCTTATGCGGCGTAGGGCCCGCCGTTCTGGTGTATCCCGACGGCATCTGGTATTACGGCGTGACGCCGCAAGATGTCGGCGAGATTGTCGAACGACATTTGCTGGGGGACACCCCAGTAGAACGTCTTATTGCCCGGCGTTTTCCGAAAACTGAGCGGCAGACGCCTTAA
- a CDS encoding SRPBCC family protein yields MISIAQRAAGTMIWTFAGALLLALSPGMSASCAAADNTVTVTKSSTELRQVTARYAINAPPSFVWQTITSYPQLPSFIPAYRRCRVLSSQGAQKTLDVHMQTSRLLPPFRYQVRVNENPKAMNLSLKRISGDFAALNGQYKLLPVDNGERTLLIYHLSIDPGLALPGANGMIKSNVERELSAVRAHAEQAHRKSMIGAN; encoded by the coding sequence ATGATATCGATTGCTCAGCGAGCCGCAGGCACGATGATCTGGACCTTTGCGGGCGCGTTGCTGTTGGCCTTGTCCCCCGGCATGAGCGCTTCTTGCGCCGCTGCCGACAATACCGTGACCGTCACTAAATCCAGCACGGAATTGCGTCAGGTGACGGCGCGATACGCCATTAACGCGCCGCCCTCGTTTGTCTGGCAAACCATTACCAGCTATCCGCAATTGCCGTCTTTTATTCCTGCGTACCGGCGCTGTCGGGTTCTGAGTTCGCAGGGGGCGCAAAAAACGCTGGATGTCCACATGCAAACCTCGCGCCTGCTGCCTCCTTTTCGCTATCAGGTACGGGTCAACGAGAATCCAAAGGCGATGAATCTCTCGCTGAAGCGAATCTCGGGCGATTTCGCGGCGCTTAATGGGCAGTACAAGCTTCTTCCCGTCGATAACGGCGAGAGAACCCTGTTGATTTATCACTTGAGTATTGATCCCGGCCTGGCGCTGCCCGGCGCCAACGGGATGATTAAATCAAACGTTGAGCGTGAATTATCCGCCGTGCGCGCTCATGCCGAACAGGCCCATCGCAAGAGTATGATTGGCGCCAATTAA